From the genome of Biomphalaria glabrata chromosome 1, xgBioGlab47.1, whole genome shotgun sequence, one region includes:
- the LOC106060650 gene encoding ras-related protein M-Ras-like, translating into MSSKPVNAENAHTYKLVVVGDGGVGKSALTIQFFQKLFVQDYDPTIEDSYIQYTEIDGEWCILDVLDTAGQEEFSAMREQYMRKGDGFLLVYSVTDRQSFENISNFHTQILRVKDRDNFPMIMAANKVDLIHQRVVTEEQGLHLAASLRIPYIETSAKDPPLNVDLAFHEVVHVIRRQPSPKKKKKASSGWRCTVL; encoded by the exons ATGTCCTCTAAACCAGTGAATGCAGAAAATGCCCACACATACAAATTGGTTGTAGTTGGTGATGGTGGTGTGGGCAAGTCTGCCTTGACCATACAGTTTTTTCAAAAACTCTTTGTGCAAGATTATGACCCAACGATTGAAGACTCTTATATTCAGTATACTGAGATAGATGGAGAATGGTGCATTTTAGATG TACTGGATACGGCAGGTCAAGAAGAATTTAGCGCTATGAGGGAGCAGTACATGAGAAAAGGAGATGGATTCTTATTAGTATACTCTgttacagacagacaaagttttGAAAATATCAGCAATTTTCACACTCAGATTTTGCGAGTTAAAGACAG AGATAATTTTCCAATGATCATGGCAGCCAACAAAGTTGATCTTATCCACCAAAGAGTAGTTACAGAAGAACAGGGCTTACATTTAGCTGCCAGTCTAAGG ATACCATATATTGAAACAAGTGCCAAAGATCCACCACTTAATGTTGACCTGGCATTCCATGAAGTGGTTCATGTTATAAG gcgACAGCCATCTcctaaaaagaagaaaaaggccTCCAGTGGCTGGCGTTGTACAGTCTTGtaa
- the LOC106060651 gene encoding calpain-8-like, producing the protein MGCSASVDISPIKWPTRQQCCSKMDEVEVSPAGKMATPRNWTSLTQNIQVHKARLMLEDMNLLVDADFPPKDSSIGLKMMRNGHKRIVWRRPHELSLHPVLVSDGTSRHDMRQGDLNDCWFLSTLSVIAEKPQLISKVIPEDNSFGTPGYNGSFHCRFWQFGHWVDVYVDDLLPTVDGNLLFARSSDPNEYWVSLVEKAYAKLNKSYAALEYGFEADAYTDLTGGLAEWYTPTDLRENDFYLMRAAFQCGAVIGCLSLDLKSSNKESKGMVSNHSYVVTAIEEVPYMDKAAKLIRLRNPWGETEWQGEWSDGSDEWLKVPDVIKRELDVTARNDGEFWMSFNDFKREFCNMIICNMSPDFDHDGISDKAEYQLQLKGCWLAGCNAGGWIECHSFHKNPQYHLHVYNDVLVQRRYTGRLPVVVSLLQVYKRDISRRHEENDLQAIGFEIFQLPGVPICALGADFFQAVDPLMPENEETYAKYRETSGRFFLHPGDYLLVPSTHEPDKTREFLFRLFSVGKISCTCIGNQEASVKS; encoded by the exons ATGGGCTGCTCGGCCTCTGTAGATATCAGCCCAATCAAGTGGCCCACAAGACAGCAGTGCTGCTCCAAGATGGACGAGGTGGAAGTCAGCCCTGCGGGCAAGATGGCCACTCCTAGGAACTGGACATCTCTGACTCAAAACATTCAG GTGCACAAAGCAAGATTGATGTTGGAAGATATGAATTTGCTCGTTGACGCAGACTTCCCCCCAAAAGATTCATCTATAGGATtaaaaatgatgagaaacggCCACAAAAGGATTGTCTGGAGGAGACCCCAT GAACTGTCCTTACATCCAGTTCTCGTCTCTGACGGCACAAGTCGACATGACATGAGACAGGGTGACCTCAATGATTGTTGGTTTTTGTCGACATTGTCAGTCATCGCCGAGAAACCGCAACTTATTTCCAAA GTAATTCCAGAAGACAACAGCTTTGGAACCCCTGGTTATAATGGAAGTTTTCATTGCCGCTTTTGGCAATTCGGCCATTGGGTAGATGTTTATGTTGATGACTTACTGCCTACAGTGGACGGCAATTTGCTGTTTGCTCGGTCCTCTGATCCCAATGAGTACTGGGTATCTTTGGTAGAGAAAGCTTATGCAAA ACTTAACAAATCTTACGCAGCTCTGGAATATGGTTTCGAAGCTGACGCATACACAGACTTAACAGGAGGGTTAGCTGAGTGGTACACGCCTACAGACCTGAGAGAAAATGACTTCTATCTCATGAGAGCTGCATTCCAGTGTGGAGCAGTAATAGGATGTCTTAGTCTG GATTTAAAAAGTTCCAACAAAGAGAGCAAAGGTATGGTCTCCAACCATTCCTACGTTGTGACGGCCATTGAAGAAGTGCCGTACATGGACAAGGCAGCAAAACTGATTCGACTACGTAACCCTTGGGGAGAGACGGAGTGGCAAGGCGAATGGAGTGATGG GAGTGACGAATGGCTTAAAGTGCCAGATGTTATTAAGCGAGAACTCGACGTCACAGCTAGGAATGATGGAGAATTTTGGATGTCGTTTAATGATTTCAAAAGAGAATTCTGCAATATGATCATTTGTAACATGTCTCCAGATTTTGATCATGATGGGATTAGCGATAAAGCTG aaTACCAACTTCAGTTGAAAGGCTGTTGGCTGGCAGGCTGCAATGCTGGTGGATGGATCGAATGTCATTCATTTCATAAAAACCCACAATACCATCTTCATGTCTATAATGACG TTCTTGTTCAACGACGATACACTGGTCGTCTGCCTGTGGTTGTTTCCCTTCTTCAAGTTTATAAACGTGATATATCAAGAAGGCATGAAGAGAATGATCTACAAGCAATAGGTTTTGAGATATTTCAG CTACCTGGTGTACCAATATGCGCTTTGGGTGCGGATTTCTTCCAAGCTGTAGACCCTTTGATGCCAGAGAACGAGGAGACATACGCCAAGTACAGAGAAACATCTGGTAGATTTTTCCTCCATCCCGGAGATTATCTGCTAGTTCCGTCAACACACGAGCCGGACAAAACCCGAGAGTTTTTGTTTCGGCTCTTCTCTGTGGGTAAAATTAGTTGCAC cTGTATTGGTAACCAGGAAGCAAGTGTTAAGTCTTGA
- the LOC106060649 gene encoding uncharacterized protein LOC106060649: MNIATSIEMMKLLPKISISTLASLLFILAAVQLILPQSQVHASSVDGNDQQQSLKFRRANKDVDNKLQRSVDTETKETHAEKLDDKMTNCSLPENKTSSQCRSNSSSIIYGDGSIFDVMKDKNMLLRTLYVTLGVTGIVIVYFIVRAIRLRKKRTKSRKYGIITQQGERGDMEMEPLGDGNDDDEDYTVFEVNGRKK; this comes from the exons ATGAACATTGCAACTTCAATAGAGATGATGAAATTGCTGCCGAAGATTTCAATTTCCACATTAGCTTCATTGCTTTTCATTTTGGCAGCAGTACAGCTAATTTTGCCACAAAGTCAAGTTCACGCCTCTTCAGTAGATGGTAATGATCAACAACAGTCACTGAAATTTAGAAGAGCTAATAAGGATGTAGATAATAAACTACAAAGATCTGTAGACACAGAAACCAAAGAAACACATGCTGAAAAATTGGATGACAAAATGACTAACTGCAGTCTtcctgaaaataaaacatcttcTCAATGTAGATCCAATAGCAGTAGCATCATTTATGGAGATGGATCCATTTTTGATGTTATGAAGGATAAAAACATGTTACTGAGAACACTTTATGTCACATTAGGTGTCACTGGTATCGTTATTGTGTACTTCATTGTGCGAGCTATAAG actgagaaaaaaaagaacaaagtcAAGGAAATATGGTATCATTACTCAACAAGGTGAGCGAGGAGACATGGAAATGGAACCTTTAGGAGATGGCAATGACGATGACGAAGATTACACTGTGTTTGAAGTAAACGGTAGAAAAAAATAA